The Sander lucioperca isolate FBNREF2018 chromosome 15, SLUC_FBN_1.2, whole genome shotgun sequence genome window below encodes:
- the cacul1 gene encoding CDK2-associated and cullin domain-containing protein 1: protein MEAMEDDSLDIKDDHNHNYCASSSSSSSSSSKVRTYLRSQLSVVTTVPQPAGPPVPGGEPGTRRGKLWSGSTVGSKLMDSDSGSESSEVSETDCTAPPPAVEGNLTLDSNVTSKFLLNAMAVEDYRKNHWPNLEKAIDRLLIQNPTDHISVSYAQIYSYVYKCVCQQHSELLYNDLTLKITNHLEQVSTHLQARPPEDFIENFNVALTQYTASLQCIVPVFMYLNKFYIESKLNRDLREDLMNLFADHVAEIHVNTLMPLLIKAHSMPFQVQPSTMASVVKGLYSLRPDWAQLAPDLFSGFIPQINPPAVESLLPDYAAHDQKLQMELSMNGFPRGDQSRKRASDDS from the exons ATGGAAGCCATGGAAGATGACAGTTTGGACATAAAAGACGACCATAACCACAACTATTGtgcgagcagcagcagcagcagtagtagtagtagtaaagtCCGCACCTATCTGAGAAGCCAGTTGTCGGTTGTAACAACGGTCCCGCAACCTGCCGGTCCACCGGTGCCGGGTGGAGAACCGGGGACTCGACGAGGGAAACTGTGGTCCGGCAGCACCGTGGGGTCAAAGTTAATGGACTCGGATTCAGGCAGTGAGAGCAGCGAAGTCAGCGAGACTGACTGCACGGCTCCGCCACCCGCTGTTGAGGGCAATCTCACCCTCGATTCTAACGTTACTTCCAAGTTCC TTCTGAATGCAATGGCTGTAGAAGACTACCGGAAAAACCACTGGCCAAACCTGGAGAAGGCAATTGACCGTCTTCTGATTCAGAATCCCACGGACCACATCTCGGTTTCTTATGCACAGATATACAG tTACGTCTACAAGTGTGTTTGCCAGCAGCACTCAGAGCTGCTCTATAATGATTTgacattaaaaataacaaacCACCTGGAACAGGTTTCCACCCATCTACAA GCCAGACCACCTGAGGACTTCATTGAGAACTTTAATGTTGCGTTGACGCAATACACAGCTTCTCTTCAATGTATAGTTCCTGTATTTATGTACTTG AACAAGTTCTACATCGAGTCGAAGCTGAACAGAGACCTAAGGGAGGATCTGATGAATCTGTTTGCTGATCACGTCGCAGAAATACATGTGAACACACTGATGC CTCTTCTTATCAAAGCTCATTCCATGCCATTTCAAGTGCAGCCATCTACAATGGCCAGTGTGGTTAAAGGCCTCTACAGCCTCCGTCCAG ACTGGGCCCAGTTAGCCCCGGATCTCTTCTCTGGGTTTATTCCCCAGATCAACCCTCCTGCTGTGGAGTCTCTTCTTCCTGACTACGCCGCTCATGACCAGAAGTTACAGATGGAGCTCTCCATGAACGGATTTCCACG agGTGACCAGTCTCGCAAACGGGCCAGCGATGACTCCTGA
- the sirt1 gene encoding NAD-dependent protein deacetylase sirtuin-1 isoform X1 — MADDETSLGTAFSAASDMEEPAAKRSKICPVTNHGFKVAKAETLSCVSGATESWEPGVNCAQPAEKEAKPVMAVEQAPTTALGGDNNGLGLLVSEPHKPVVKLHDSAILGTTEESADFLGHDDLPSYGLAVTPDHINEEDDDRSSHASSSDWTPQPQIGSYSFIQQHIRETDPRTILRDLLPETVLPPDLDDMTLWQIIINISEPPKRKKRKDINTLEDVVRLLHESKRILVLTGAGVSVSCGIPDFRSRDGIYARLAVDFPDLPDPQAMFDIEYFRRDPRPFFKFAKEIYPGQFQPSPCHKFISMMDKQGKLLRNYTQNIDTLEQVAGVQRIIQCHGSFATASCLVCKHKVDCEAIREDIFNQVVPHCPRCPDIPLAIMKPDIVFFGENLPEMFHRAMKQDKDEVDLLIVIGSSLKVRPVALIPNSIPHGVPQVLINREQLPHLNFDVELLGDCDVIVNELCHRLGGDFEQLCYNTVRLTETTEKPPRLPEQPPGEALPASSDAAREEQKQHSTDSVTKPSEETESPNVTDTAGNNVTPPEPCLNAQCPSEETAEPSELPSEDAPKEEAAGVKSQTSNLEFRRRCWMSQINRSPISKRLETGQYLFQAPNHYIFHGAEVYSDSEDETSSSCGSDSDESECSADGAEEDSEPEDADTLAADEETCLRDTIQHTLANEATSSVQTDNTSEKTQSTTHL, encoded by the exons ATGGCGGACGATGAGACTAGTCTCGGAACGGCCTTTTCAGCCGCCTCCGATATGGAAGAACCTGCCGCGAAAAGGTCAAAAATTTGTCCGGTAACTAACCACGGATTCAAAGTCGCTAAAGCAGAAACATTATCATGCGTCTCTGGGGCTACAGAGAGCTGGGAGCCGGGGGTGAATTGTGCGCAGCCAGCGGAGAAGGAAGCAAAGCCGGTGATGGCGGTAGAGCAGGCCCCAACAACAGCGCTGGGAGGAGACAACAATGGACTGGGACTGCTAGTCTCCGAGCCACACAAACCAGTAGTGAAACTACACGACAGCGCTATACTAGGGACAACTGAGGAGAGTGCTG ATTTCCTTGGACATGACGATCTTCCCTCCTACGGTCTGGCTGTCACGCCGGACCACATCAACGAGGAGGACGACGACAGATCCTCACATGCAAGCTCCAGCGACTGGACACCTCAACCGCAAATAG GTTCCTACAGTTTCATCCAGCAACACATCAGAGAGACCGATCCGAGGACCATTCTGAGGGATTTGCTGCCTGAGACTGTACTCCCACCAGATTTAGACGACATGACATTGTGGCAGATTATCATCAACATCTCAGAACCTCCAAAAAGAAAGAAGCGGAAAGATATCAACACCTTAGAAGATGTGGTCAGGCTACTCCATGAAAGTAAAAGGATCCTTGTGCTGACTGGTGCTGGG gtgTCAGTTTCATGTGGAATACCAGACTTTCGCTCCAGAGATGGAATTTATGCACGGCTTGCTGTAGATTTTCCTGATCTTCCAGACCCTCAAGCTATGTTTGACATTGAATACTTCAGACGGGACCCAAGACCCTTTTTCAAGTTTGCTAAG GAGATCTACCCTGGTCAGTTCCAGCCGTCGCCCTGTCACAAATTCATATCCATGATGGATAAGCAGGGGAAACTGCTGCgcaattacacacaaaacattgaTACATTAGAACAAGTGGCTGGAGTTCAGCGGATTATCCAGTGTCATG GGTCGTTTGCAACTGCTTCCTGTCTCGTCTGTAAACACAAAGTGGATTGTGAAGCTATAAGGGAAGACATCTTTAACCAG GTTGTCCCTCATTGTCCACGGTGTCCAGATATTCCCCTGGCAATCATGAAACCTGACATCGTCTTCTTTGGAGAGAATCTTCCAGAAATGTTCCACAGAGCCATGAAGCAGGATAAAGACGAGGTGGACCTCTTGATTGTCATTGGCTCTTCACTTAAAGTCCGACCAGTTGCCCTCATCCCAA ACTCCATTCCTCATGGAGTGCCTCAGGTCTTGATCAATAGGGAGCAGCTGCCTCACCTCAACTTTGACGTGGAGCTACTTGGGGACTGTGATGTCATCGTCAACGAACTCTGCCATCGGTTGGGTGGGGACTTTGAGCAGCTCTGCTACAACACAGTAAGACTCACAGAGACCACGGAGAAACCCCCTCGGTTACCAGAACAGCCACCAGGTGAGGCTTTGCCTGCTTCCAGCGATGCAGCTCGGGAGGAGCAGAAGCAGCACAGTACAGACTCCGTAACTAAGCCTTCAGAGGAGACAGAAAGTCCGAATGTCACAGACACTGCTGGTAATAATGTTACACCTCCAGAGCCTTGTCTAAATGCTCAGTGTCCCAGTGAAGAGACGGCTGAGCCCTCAGAGTTACCATCAGAAGACGCACCAAAAGAGGAGGCCGCTGGAGTAAAGAGCCAAACCTCCAACCTTGAATTTCGTAGACGATGCTGGATGAGTCAAATCAACAGAAGTCCAATCAGCAAACGCCTTGAGA CAGGCCAGTACCTGTTTCAAGCACCAAATCACTATATCTTCCATGGGGCAGAGGTCTACTCTGACTCTGAAGACGAGACGTCGAGCTCCTGTGGAAGTGACAGTGACGAGTCTGAATGCAGTGCAGATGGGGCGGAAGAAGACAGCGAGCCAGAGGACGCCGACACATTAGCAGCAGATGAAGAGACATGCCTAAGAGACACAATACAACACACTTTAGCCAATGAGGCCACGTCGAGTGTGCAGACAGACAATACTTCTGAAAAAACTCAGAGCACCACACACCTTTAA
- the sirt1 gene encoding NAD-dependent protein deacetylase sirtuin-1 isoform X2: protein MADDETSLGTAFSAASDMEEPAAKRSKICPVTNHGFKVAKAETLSCVSGATESWEPGVNCAQPAEKEAKPVMAVEQAPTTALGGDNNGLGLLVSEPHKPVVKLHDSAILGTTEESADFLGHDDLPSYGLAVTPDHINEEDDDRSSHASSSDWTPQPQIGSYSFIQQHIRETDPRTILRDLLPETVLPPDLDDMTLWQIIINISEPPKRKKRKDINTLEDVVRLLHESKRILVLTGAGVSVSCGIPDFRSRDGIYARLAVDFPDLPDPQAMFDIEYFRRDPRPFFKFAKEIYPGQFQPSPCHKFISMMDKQGKLLRNYTQNIDTLEQVAGVQRIIQCHGSFATASCLVCKHKVDCEAIREDIFNQVVPHCPRCPDIPLAIMKPDIVFFGENLPEMFHRAMKQDKDEVDLLIVIGSSLKVRPVALIPNSIPHGVPQVLINREQLPHLNFDVELLGDCDVIVNELCHRLGGDFEQLCYNTVRLTETTEKPPRLPEQPPGEALPASSDAAREEQKQHSTDSVTKPSEETESPNVTDTAGNNVTPPEPCLNAQCPSEETAEPSELPSEDAPKEEAAGVKSQTSNLEFRRRCWMSQINRSPISKRLETGKMHQASTCFKHQITISSMGQRSTLTLKTRRRAPVEVTVTSLNAVQMGRKKTASQRTPTH from the exons ATGGCGGACGATGAGACTAGTCTCGGAACGGCCTTTTCAGCCGCCTCCGATATGGAAGAACCTGCCGCGAAAAGGTCAAAAATTTGTCCGGTAACTAACCACGGATTCAAAGTCGCTAAAGCAGAAACATTATCATGCGTCTCTGGGGCTACAGAGAGCTGGGAGCCGGGGGTGAATTGTGCGCAGCCAGCGGAGAAGGAAGCAAAGCCGGTGATGGCGGTAGAGCAGGCCCCAACAACAGCGCTGGGAGGAGACAACAATGGACTGGGACTGCTAGTCTCCGAGCCACACAAACCAGTAGTGAAACTACACGACAGCGCTATACTAGGGACAACTGAGGAGAGTGCTG ATTTCCTTGGACATGACGATCTTCCCTCCTACGGTCTGGCTGTCACGCCGGACCACATCAACGAGGAGGACGACGACAGATCCTCACATGCAAGCTCCAGCGACTGGACACCTCAACCGCAAATAG GTTCCTACAGTTTCATCCAGCAACACATCAGAGAGACCGATCCGAGGACCATTCTGAGGGATTTGCTGCCTGAGACTGTACTCCCACCAGATTTAGACGACATGACATTGTGGCAGATTATCATCAACATCTCAGAACCTCCAAAAAGAAAGAAGCGGAAAGATATCAACACCTTAGAAGATGTGGTCAGGCTACTCCATGAAAGTAAAAGGATCCTTGTGCTGACTGGTGCTGGG gtgTCAGTTTCATGTGGAATACCAGACTTTCGCTCCAGAGATGGAATTTATGCACGGCTTGCTGTAGATTTTCCTGATCTTCCAGACCCTCAAGCTATGTTTGACATTGAATACTTCAGACGGGACCCAAGACCCTTTTTCAAGTTTGCTAAG GAGATCTACCCTGGTCAGTTCCAGCCGTCGCCCTGTCACAAATTCATATCCATGATGGATAAGCAGGGGAAACTGCTGCgcaattacacacaaaacattgaTACATTAGAACAAGTGGCTGGAGTTCAGCGGATTATCCAGTGTCATG GGTCGTTTGCAACTGCTTCCTGTCTCGTCTGTAAACACAAAGTGGATTGTGAAGCTATAAGGGAAGACATCTTTAACCAG GTTGTCCCTCATTGTCCACGGTGTCCAGATATTCCCCTGGCAATCATGAAACCTGACATCGTCTTCTTTGGAGAGAATCTTCCAGAAATGTTCCACAGAGCCATGAAGCAGGATAAAGACGAGGTGGACCTCTTGATTGTCATTGGCTCTTCACTTAAAGTCCGACCAGTTGCCCTCATCCCAA ACTCCATTCCTCATGGAGTGCCTCAGGTCTTGATCAATAGGGAGCAGCTGCCTCACCTCAACTTTGACGTGGAGCTACTTGGGGACTGTGATGTCATCGTCAACGAACTCTGCCATCGGTTGGGTGGGGACTTTGAGCAGCTCTGCTACAACACAGTAAGACTCACAGAGACCACGGAGAAACCCCCTCGGTTACCAGAACAGCCACCAGGTGAGGCTTTGCCTGCTTCCAGCGATGCAGCTCGGGAGGAGCAGAAGCAGCACAGTACAGACTCCGTAACTAAGCCTTCAGAGGAGACAGAAAGTCCGAATGTCACAGACACTGCTGGTAATAATGTTACACCTCCAGAGCCTTGTCTAAATGCTCAGTGTCCCAGTGAAGAGACGGCTGAGCCCTCAGAGTTACCATCAGAAGACGCACCAAAAGAGGAGGCCGCTGGAGTAAAGAGCCAAACCTCCAACCTTGAATTTCGTAGACGATGCTGGATGAGTCAAATCAACAGAAGTCCAATCAGCAAACGCCTTGAGA CAGGAAAAATGCAT CAGGCCAGTACCTGTTTCAAGCACCAAATCACTATATCTTCCATGGGGCAGAGGTCTACTCTGACTCTGAAGACGAGACGTCGAGCTCCTGTGGAAGTGACAGTGACGAGTCTGAATGCAGTGCAGATGGGGCGGAAGAAGACAGCGAGCCAGAGGACGCCGACACATTAG
- the dnajc12 gene encoding dnaJ homolog subfamily C member 12, which translates to MEAILNCKPEDLEDYYGLLGCDELSSTEQILNEYKIRALACHPDKHLDNPRAVADFQKLHEAKEVLCNETKRKNYDLWRRSGVTIPFHDWQALNDSVKMSMHWAVRNKKEPMLEASDAEIPVTSQAEDLHSEQEAPRIPSYDAMPSAGDYCHRRFRWAADTPSTLLQKFRNYEI; encoded by the exons atggagGCTATTTTGAACTGCAAACCTGAGGACTTGGAGGATTACTACGGGTTATTGGGATGTGATGAATTGTCGTCG ACTGAACAGATTCTTAATGAATACAAGATCCGAGCCTTGGCATGTCACCCAGACAAACACCTAGACAATCCAAGAGCAG TGGCAGATTTCCAAAAGCTGCATGAAGCCAAAGAGGTTTTATGCAATGAAACCAAAAGAAAAAACTATGACCTTTGGAGAAGAAGTGGAGTAACTATTCCATTTCATGACTGGCAAGCCTTGAATGACTCTGTAAAAATG TCAATGCACTGGGCTGTGAGAAATAAGAAGGAACCGATGTTGGAGGCCTCAGATGCAGAAATCCCTGTCACTTCCCAAGCAGAGGACCTTCATTCAGAGCAAGAAGCACCGAGGATCCCTTCATATGATGCCATGCCATCCGCAG GGGATTACTGCCATCGACGTTTCCGTTGGGCTGCTGACACCCCATCCACTCTGCTGCAGAAGTTTCGAAATTATGAAATATAA